Proteins from a genomic interval of Papaver somniferum cultivar HN1 chromosome 4, ASM357369v1, whole genome shotgun sequence:
- the LOC113272354 gene encoding U11/U12 small nuclear ribonucleoprotein 59 kDa protein-like, producing MYGFFSSQTTQWQDKSAGVRLANKIQKCNRNEWWRKKKRKRVTEKLTKKSTNLEVQELLSVEAANSLLLNLKSQIEPLGIFSSQTSQWEEKSAAVRLANKIQKCIRNKRWRKKKRKRVAEKLTKERERFDQADQQADEWRAREIAKDIARRKEIAKVKANEERKKLESELEMVLIVQKLQGLRSIRIQKLKKQGHFLPDEDDKFLKRVRAAVEEEERHAAGAADIHAAKDAIATAEESRKAIQNVEPELKDDSHNTDGAVADEVTETEEDGSSAVAAEAKPEQKQLEAKGYAGTLQKLYHLSFVIITMAATLTWGTLLRSEEHGMHISDQAAVDYLGIGFNLLPHQMKYGDLTWWVQYEAVSFQNFDTGRIAFSYYTCRSKLTSHLNLVTASP from the exons ATGTAT GGGTTTTTTAGCAGTCAAACAACTCAGTGGCAAGACAAGTCTGCGGGGGTTCGATTAGCTAACAAGATACAGAAATGTAATAGGAATGAATGGTGGAGGAAGAAAAAGAGGAAACGTGTCACTGAAAAGCTAACTAAG AAATCAACAAATTTGGAGGTGCAAGAATTGTTGTCTGTCGAAGCTGCAAACTCTTTGCTGTTAAATTTGAAAAGTCAAATTGAACCTTTGGGTATTTTTAGTAGTCAAACTAGTCAGTGGGAAGAGAAGTCTGCGGCAGTTCGATTAGCTAACAAGATACAGAAATGTATTAGGAATAAACGTTGGAGGAAGAAAAAGAGGAAACGTGTCGCTGAAAAGCTAACTAAG GAGCGTGAAAGGTTCGACCAGGCTGATCAACAAGCTGATGAGTGGAGGGCTAGAGAAATCGCCAAGGATATTGCTAGACGAAAG gaaatagcAAAAGTTAAAGCTAATGAGGAGAGAAAGAAACTAGAATCTGAG CTTGAGATGGTTTTAATCGTACAGAAGTTGCAAGGACTACGCTCCATCAGAATTCAAAAGCTGAAGAAGCAAG GGCACTTTCTCCCAGACGAGGATGACAAGTTTCTTAAGCGAGTTCGGGCAGCAGTAGAGGAAGAGGAGCGCCACGCTGCAGGAGCGGCTGATATTCATGCTGCTAAGGATGCCATTGCAACGGCTGAGGAATCTAGGAAAGCCATCCAAAATGTTGAGCCTGAGCTCAAAGATGACAGTCATAATACCGATGGAGCTGTTGCAGATGAGGTCACTGAGACTGAAGAGGATGGTAGCTCTGCTGTAGCTGCAGAGGCAAAACCTGAGCAGAAGCAGTTGGAAGCAAAGGGTTACGCGGGGACTCTGCAGAAACTTTACCACTTGAGTTTTGTCATTATTACCATGGCAGCAACACTGACATGGGGAACCTTATTGAG GTCAGAAGAACATGGGATGCATATATCAGACCAGGCGGCAG TCGATTACCTGGGCATTGGGTTCAACCTCCTCCCCCATCAAATGAAATATGGGGATCTTACTTGGTGGGTCCAATATGAAGCTGTGAGTTTCCAAAATTTTGATACAGGGAGGATTGCATTTTCTTATTATACGTGTAGGAGCAAACTGACAAGCCACTTGAATTTGGTTACTGCGAGTCCCTAG